From the Candidatus Binatia bacterium genome, the window GCTCTCGGCCAGGGCCGCATGGCCGCGGCCGCGATGGAAAGCATCGGGCGCAATCCCAACGCGGCGGATCGAATTCAACTGCCGATGATTCTGGGATTGGCCTTCATCGAGGCGCTTGCCCTTTACGCGTTCGTTATCGCGTTTTTTCTCCAGGGCAAGAT encodes:
- a CDS encoding ATP synthase F0 subunit C, producing MKKLLLVLGLLALALSHSGVAAAAAEAGESGVVAKAGLAIAAGLAIGLGAFGAALGQGRMAAAAMESIGRNPNAADRIQLPMILGLAFIEALALYAFVIAFFLQGK